A DNA window from Moorella thermoacetica contains the following coding sequences:
- a CDS encoding 50S ribosomal protein L7Ae-like protein, with the protein MPYERLRTAKKRAVGTKQVTKAVSQGKARVVFIARDAESHVTEPLWQLCRERGIEVIEVDSMKELGRACSIEVGSASAAILEE; encoded by the coding sequence ATGCCCTATGAACGTTTACGGACGGCCAAGAAAAGGGCCGTGGGTACCAAACAGGTAACCAAGGCTGTCAGCCAGGGGAAGGCCAGGGTAGTTTTCATAGCCCGGGACGCCGAAAGCCATGTAACAGAGCCCCTCTGGCAGCTCTGCCGTGAACGTGGTATTGAAGTAATCGAAGTGGATTCAATGAAAGAGCTGGGGCGGGCCTGCAGCATTGAGGTTGGCTCGGCCTCAGCCGCTATCCTTGAAGAATAA
- the rpsL gene encoding 30S ribosomal protein S12 has protein sequence MPTIQQLVRQAREKVVRKSTAPALKESPQKRGVCTRVYTTTPKKPNSALRKVARVRLTNGIEVTAYIPGIGHNLQEHSVVLVRGGRVKDLPGVRYHIVRGTLDAAGVQNRNQGRSKYGAKRPKK, from the coding sequence ATGCCGACTATCCAGCAACTGGTGCGGCAGGCAAGGGAAAAGGTCGTGCGCAAGTCAACGGCCCCGGCTTTAAAAGAATCACCCCAAAAACGGGGCGTCTGCACCCGCGTTTATACAACTACACCGAAGAAACCGAATTCTGCCCTGCGTAAAGTCGCCCGGGTCCGCTTGACCAATGGCATTGAAGTTACCGCCTACATCCCCGGCATTGGGCATAACCTGCAGGAACACTCGGTGGTTCTGGTAAGGGGTGGCCGGGTAAAGGACCTTCCGGGTGTCAGATACCATATTGTACGGGGTACCCTGGATGCCGCCGGAGTGCAGAATCGCAACCAGGGTCGCTCCAAATACGGGGCCAAACGGCCCAAGAAGTAG
- the rpsG gene encoding 30S ribosomal protein S7, which yields MPRRGRVPRRAVLADPLYGNTKVTKLINQVMLDGKKSLAQRICYDAFEIIKNKTGKDPVEVFEQALKNVMPVLEVKARRVGGANYQVPVEVRPERRQTLGIRWLVNYARARSGKSMQEKLAAELIDAANNTGGAVKKREDTHKMAEANKAFAHYRW from the coding sequence TTGCCACGGCGAGGCAGAGTTCCCCGACGGGCCGTGCTGGCGGACCCGCTCTACGGGAATACCAAGGTTACCAAATTGATAAACCAGGTAATGCTTGATGGTAAAAAGTCTCTTGCCCAGCGGATTTGTTATGACGCCTTTGAAATAATCAAAAACAAAACCGGTAAGGACCCGGTGGAAGTTTTTGAACAAGCCTTAAAAAACGTTATGCCGGTCCTGGAAGTCAAGGCTCGACGGGTTGGTGGCGCCAACTATCAGGTACCAGTTGAGGTACGGCCGGAACGGCGGCAGACTCTGGGAATCCGCTGGCTGGTCAATTATGCGCGGGCCAGGAGCGGCAAGAGTATGCAGGAAAAGCTGGCTGCCGAGTTAATTGATGCTGCCAATAATACTGGCGGGGCAGTGAAGAAACGGGAAGATACCCACAAGATGGCAGAAGCCAATAAAGCCTTCGCTCATTACCGGTGGTAG
- the rpoC gene encoding DNA-directed RNA polymerase subunit beta', which yields MLDVSNFERMRIGLASPEQIRAWSSGEVKKPETINYRTLKPERDGLFCERIFGPTKDWECHCGKYKRVRYKGIVCDRCGVEVTRAKVRRERMGHIELAAPVSHIWYFKGIPSRMGLILDMSPRSLEKVLYFVAYVVIDPGDTPLVKKQLLTEAEYREYRDKYGNAFRAAMGAEAIKELLQEIDLDQLAAELRQELKESSGQRKIRALRRLEVVEAFRSSGNRPEWMIMDVIPVIPPELRPMVQLDGGRFATSDLNDLYRRVINRNNRLKRLLDLGAPDIIVRNEKRMLQEAVDALIDNGRRGRPVTGPGNRPLKSLSDMLKGKQGRFRQNLLGKRVDYSGRSVIVVGPELKMHQCGLPKEMALELFKPFVMKRLVDKGLAHNIKSAKRMVERVKNEVWDVLEEVISEHPVLLNRAPTLHRLGIQAFEPVLVEGRAIQIHPLVCTAYNADFDGDQMAVHVPLSAEAQAEARLLMMAAHHILNPKTGRPVVSPTQDMVLGAYYLTTVSKGARGEGKAFSSYDEAYMAYLNKVIDMHAMIKVRQEDGQLLETTIGRLIFNREIPIPKELGYYNCEVDKKKLTEIIARCYQLLGTEATATLLDGIKKVGFHYSTLAGFTIGIDDIVVPGDKKEIIAETESAVEKIDQQYRKGLISEEERYQKVISLWNNATDTLTKKLMAGMDKFNPVFMMANSGARGNVQQIRQLAGMRGLMADPSGRIIDLPIKANFREGLTVLEYFISTHGARKGLADTALRTADSGYLTRRLVDVAQDVIVREDDCGTTAGIEVREIQEGNQVIEKMEERLAGRYALEDVRHPETGELLVAANTMIDDDAARAIVQAGIKTVKIRSVLTCKTRYGVCRKCYGRDLATGREVEIGEAVGIIAAQSIGEPGTQLTMRTFHTGGVAGDDITQGLPRVEELFEARKPKGQAIIAETTGTITAITEVRGRREIEITDDSREKFSYQVPYGSRLKVAEGDHVEAGDELTEGSVNPHDLLKVKGVRGVQLYLLREVQRVYRLQGVDINDKHIEVMIRQMLRKVKVEDQGDTDLLPGSLVDAFDFEDANRKVQEIGGKPATARPVLLGITKASLATDSFLSAASFQETTRVLTEAAIKGRVDPLLGLKENVIIGKLIPAGTGMSRYRQLKLVTPAVDQEEDGAEAVDMATGK from the coding sequence ATGCTGGATGTAAGCAATTTTGAACGCATGCGAATCGGCCTAGCTTCACCGGAACAGATCCGGGCCTGGTCCAGCGGTGAGGTCAAGAAACCGGAGACCATCAACTACCGTACCCTGAAGCCGGAACGGGACGGTCTTTTCTGCGAGCGGATCTTTGGCCCGACCAAAGACTGGGAGTGTCACTGCGGCAAATACAAGCGGGTCCGCTACAAGGGTATTGTCTGCGACCGCTGCGGCGTCGAGGTAACCAGGGCCAAGGTGCGGCGGGAACGCATGGGCCACATCGAACTGGCGGCGCCGGTCTCCCATATCTGGTATTTCAAGGGCATCCCCAGCCGGATGGGGTTGATCCTGGATATGTCCCCCAGGTCCCTGGAGAAGGTCCTTTACTTTGTCGCTTATGTGGTCATAGATCCTGGCGATACGCCCCTGGTCAAGAAGCAACTCCTGACGGAGGCCGAGTACCGGGAGTACCGGGATAAATACGGCAATGCTTTCCGGGCGGCCATGGGTGCCGAGGCCATTAAAGAGCTCCTCCAGGAAATCGACCTTGACCAGCTGGCAGCTGAACTGCGCCAGGAATTAAAGGAAAGCAGCGGCCAGCGGAAGATCCGCGCCCTCCGGCGCCTGGAAGTGGTGGAGGCCTTCCGGTCCTCCGGCAACCGGCCGGAGTGGATGATCATGGACGTCATCCCGGTGATCCCGCCGGAACTGCGGCCCATGGTTCAACTGGACGGCGGCCGCTTCGCCACCTCAGACCTGAACGACCTCTACCGGCGGGTTATCAACCGCAACAACCGTTTGAAGAGGCTCCTGGACCTGGGGGCGCCGGACATCATCGTCCGCAATGAGAAGCGCATGCTCCAGGAGGCCGTCGATGCCCTCATCGACAACGGACGCCGCGGCCGGCCGGTGACGGGCCCCGGGAACCGGCCCTTGAAGTCCTTAAGCGATATGCTCAAAGGAAAGCAGGGCCGCTTCCGCCAGAACCTGTTGGGCAAAAGGGTGGACTACTCCGGCCGGTCGGTTATCGTCGTCGGCCCGGAATTAAAGATGCACCAGTGCGGCCTGCCCAAGGAGATGGCCCTGGAACTCTTTAAACCCTTTGTGATGAAACGGCTGGTGGATAAAGGGCTGGCCCACAACATCAAGAGCGCCAAGCGCATGGTCGAAAGGGTCAAAAATGAGGTCTGGGACGTCCTGGAGGAGGTCATTTCCGAACACCCGGTGCTACTGAACCGGGCTCCGACCCTGCATCGGCTGGGGATCCAGGCCTTTGAGCCGGTCCTGGTGGAAGGCCGGGCCATCCAGATTCACCCCCTGGTCTGCACGGCTTACAACGCTGACTTCGACGGCGACCAGATGGCCGTCCACGTGCCCTTGTCGGCCGAGGCCCAGGCCGAAGCGCGCCTCTTAATGATGGCCGCCCACCATATCTTAAACCCCAAGACCGGCCGGCCGGTGGTATCACCCACCCAGGACATGGTCCTGGGCGCCTACTACCTCACCACCGTCAGCAAGGGCGCCCGGGGTGAAGGCAAGGCCTTCAGCAGCTACGATGAGGCGTATATGGCCTATCTTAACAAGGTCATTGACATGCACGCCATGATCAAGGTCCGCCAGGAGGACGGGCAACTCCTGGAAACGACCATCGGCCGCCTTATCTTTAACCGGGAAATCCCCATTCCCAAGGAACTGGGGTATTATAACTGTGAGGTCGACAAAAAGAAGCTGACAGAGATTATCGCCCGTTGCTACCAGCTCCTGGGGACGGAGGCCACGGCCACCCTGCTGGACGGCATCAAAAAAGTGGGCTTCCACTATTCCACCCTGGCTGGCTTCACCATCGGCATCGATGACATCGTCGTGCCCGGCGACAAAAAAGAAATAATCGCCGAAACCGAAAGCGCGGTAGAGAAAATCGACCAACAGTACCGTAAAGGTTTGATTAGCGAAGAAGAGCGCTACCAGAAGGTTATCAGCCTGTGGAATAACGCCACCGATACCCTGACCAAGAAACTCATGGCCGGCATGGATAAATTCAATCCGGTATTCATGATGGCCAACTCCGGCGCCCGCGGTAACGTCCAGCAGATCCGCCAGCTGGCCGGCATGCGCGGCCTCATGGCCGACCCCTCGGGCCGCATAATCGACCTGCCCATCAAGGCCAACTTCCGGGAAGGGCTGACGGTACTGGAGTACTTTATCTCCACCCACGGTGCCCGCAAAGGTCTGGCCGATACCGCCTTAAGGACGGCCGACTCCGGTTACCTGACCCGGCGCCTGGTGGACGTGGCCCAGGACGTCATTGTCCGGGAAGACGACTGTGGGACCACAGCCGGCATCGAGGTTCGGGAGATCCAGGAAGGCAACCAGGTAATCGAAAAGATGGAAGAACGCCTGGCCGGCCGCTATGCCCTGGAGGATGTCCGGCATCCGGAAACGGGCGAGCTCCTGGTGGCGGCCAACACCATGATCGACGACGATGCAGCACGGGCCATAGTCCAGGCCGGCATCAAGACGGTAAAGATCCGCTCGGTCCTCACCTGCAAGACCCGTTACGGCGTCTGCCGCAAGTGTTACGGCCGGGATCTGGCTACAGGTAGGGAAGTAGAGATTGGCGAAGCGGTTGGCATTATCGCCGCCCAGTCCATCGGTGAGCCCGGTACCCAGCTGACCATGCGCACCTTCCATACCGGCGGAGTAGCCGGGGACGACATTACCCAGGGTCTCCCCCGGGTGGAAGAACTCTTTGAGGCCCGCAAACCCAAGGGCCAGGCTATCATTGCCGAGACCACCGGTACCATCACCGCCATCACCGAAGTCCGGGGCCGGAGGGAGATAGAGATTACCGACGACAGTAGAGAGAAGTTCTCCTATCAGGTACCCTACGGTTCCCGGCTGAAAGTAGCCGAGGGCGACCACGTCGAGGCCGGGGATGAGCTCACCGAGGGTTCCGTTAACCCCCATGACCTGTTAAAGGTCAAGGGCGTCCGCGGAGTACAGCTATATCTTTTGCGGGAGGTACAGCGGGTTTACCGTCTCCAGGGGGTTGACATCAACGATAAACACATCGAAGTGATGATCCGCCAGATGCTGCGCAAAGTAAAGGTCGAGGACCAGGGGGACACCGATCTCCTGCCCGGGTCTCTGGTAGACGCCTTCGACTTTGAAGATGCCAACCGTAAAGTTCAGGAGATAGGCGGCAAACCGGCCACGGCCCGGCCGGTTCTCCTGGGGATTACCAAGGCCTCCCTGGCGACAGATTCCTTCCTTTCGGCCGCTTCCTTCCAGGAGACGACCCGGGTGTTGACGGAAGCGGCCATCAAAGGCCGTGTTGATCCTCTCCTGGGCCTCAAAGAAAATGTGATTATCGGTAAACTGATCCCGGCTGGAACCGGCATGAGTCGCTATCGCCAGTTAAAATTGGTGACACCCGCCGTCGATCAGGAGGAAGATGGAGCGGAAGCTGTTGACATGGCTACCGGGAAATGA